In Amycolatopsis sp. EV170708-02-1, the following are encoded in one genomic region:
- a CDS encoding DedA family protein translates to MSEVYTEAASIGVSWLDTAGPVLVWVIVLSFIFVECALIIGLFLPGDSLLFAAGVVLAQHGSDLNAWLLSAAALLVAILGNQVGYYIGRTTGTKLIARRGGKVLNRHNLDRARAFLDRKGFFAIVAARWIPWIRTLAPLIAGTARMDPRRFALATALGGLLWVPTLVLLGYYGAGLLDQLPWVKTAALWISVAFFVVGTAYGVLRYRQEMRRPAEEPEQSTT, encoded by the coding sequence GTGAGTGAGGTGTACACCGAGGCCGCAAGCATCGGGGTGAGCTGGCTCGACACCGCCGGGCCGGTGCTCGTCTGGGTGATCGTGCTGAGCTTCATCTTCGTGGAGTGCGCGCTGATCATCGGGCTGTTCCTGCCCGGCGACTCCCTGCTGTTCGCGGCCGGAGTCGTCCTCGCGCAGCACGGCTCCGACCTGAACGCGTGGCTGCTCTCGGCCGCCGCGCTGCTCGTCGCGATCCTCGGCAACCAGGTGGGCTATTACATCGGCCGGACCACGGGCACGAAACTGATCGCCCGCCGCGGCGGCAAGGTGCTGAACCGGCACAACCTCGACCGCGCCAGGGCGTTCCTCGATCGCAAGGGCTTCTTCGCCATCGTCGCCGCGCGCTGGATCCCGTGGATCCGCACGCTGGCGCCGCTCATCGCGGGGACCGCGCGGATGGATCCGCGCCGGTTCGCCCTCGCGACCGCGCTCGGCGGGCTGCTCTGGGTGCCGACCTTGGTGCTGCTCGGCTACTACGGCGCCGGCCTGCTGGACCAGCTGCCGTGGGTCAAGACCGCGGCCTTGTGGATCAGTGTCGCGTTCTTCGTGGTGGGCACGGCCTACGGTGTGCTCCGCTATCGCCAGGAGATGCGGCGTCCCGCCGAAGAGCCCGAACAGAGCACGACCTAA
- a CDS encoding PfkB family carbohydrate kinase, translating to MLLAGLCTVDQIQRVAEIPAPGEKVRSLSMDVAAGGPATNAAVTVAALGAGAKLLTVAGAHPLAALARADLEAHGVGLVDLDPERPDPPAISAIVVRDSDGERTVVSRNAHASSRFVLSMRSLHAQLPRSEDEMPGCVLLDGHHPEVALEVARWARERKVPVVLDAGSWKPVFPELLPLVDIAACSSLYRGDDPREHGVPVVITTAGPEPVRWSTADGSGAVPVPVTRARDTLGAGDVWHGAFAYAVARGTGDVPGWIGFANEVAAERVRHEGPRSWTAAVAKMGEGQP from the coding sequence GTGCTGCTGGCGGGCCTGTGCACCGTCGACCAGATTCAGCGCGTCGCCGAGATCCCGGCGCCGGGCGAGAAGGTGCGTTCGCTGTCGATGGACGTCGCCGCCGGGGGGCCGGCGACGAACGCGGCGGTGACCGTGGCCGCGCTCGGCGCCGGGGCGAAGTTGCTGACGGTCGCCGGCGCGCACCCGCTGGCGGCGCTCGCCCGTGCCGACCTCGAAGCGCACGGCGTCGGCCTGGTCGACCTCGATCCCGAACGCCCCGATCCGCCCGCGATCAGCGCCATCGTCGTCCGCGACTCCGACGGGGAACGCACCGTCGTCTCGCGCAACGCCCACGCTTCCTCGCGTTTCGTCCTCTCGATGCGGTCCTTGCACGCGCAACTACCGCGTTCAGAGGACGAAATGCCCGGGTGCGTGCTGCTCGACGGGCACCATCCGGAGGTGGCGCTGGAGGTCGCGCGCTGGGCACGGGAGCGGAAGGTGCCCGTGGTGCTCGACGCAGGGAGCTGGAAGCCGGTCTTCCCCGAACTCCTCCCGCTCGTCGACATCGCCGCTTGCTCTTCGCTGTATCGCGGGGACGATCCGCGCGAGCACGGCGTGCCGGTGGTCATCACCACCGCCGGGCCCGAGCCGGTCCGCTGGTCGACGGCGGACGGATCCGGTGCAGTCCCCGTCCCCGTCACCCGGGCGCGTGACACGCTGGGCGCGGGCGACGTCTGGCACGGAGCTTTCGCGTACGCGGTCGCCAGGGGCACAGGGGATGTCCCGGGCTGGATCGGGTTCGCCAACGAGGTGGCCGCCGAACGGGTGCGGCATGAAGGACCGAGGTCGTGGACGGCCGCGGTCGCGAAGATGGGAGAAGGACAGCCATGA
- a CDS encoding VOC family protein yields the protein MSKLMSVHHLALTVTDVDRSVPWYARVLELEEFTRREDPETGLRKVVLRSPSEGFAVVLVEHQDTERPRFDERRTGLDHVAFKVSSRSELAEWEARLSEYGVVYSPSKGSRTLEGSSVIVFRDPDGIQLEIWADPEV from the coding sequence ATGTCCAAGCTCATGTCTGTGCACCACCTGGCACTCACCGTGACCGATGTGGACCGGAGCGTGCCCTGGTACGCCCGTGTGCTCGAACTCGAGGAGTTCACGCGTCGCGAAGACCCGGAGACGGGACTGCGGAAGGTCGTGCTCAGGTCGCCGAGCGAAGGTTTCGCCGTGGTGCTCGTCGAGCACCAGGACACCGAGCGGCCGCGGTTCGACGAACGGCGGACAGGTCTGGACCACGTGGCGTTCAAGGTGTCTTCGCGGTCGGAGCTGGCCGAATGGGAAGCGCGGCTCTCGGAATACGGCGTCGTCTACTCGCCGTCGAAGGGATCGCGGACCTTGGAAGGCTCGTCGGTCATCGTGTTCCGCGACCCCGACGGGATCCAGCTGGAGATCTGGGCCGACCCCGAGGTTTAG
- a CDS encoding SDR family oxidoreductase, producing MSGVLVVTGGSKGIGAAVCELAAARGYDVVVNYAGDAEAAEDVASRVRKHGVQAITQRGDVASETDVVALFDAAVALGPLAGLVANAAITGNTPGRFDEYEVDVVRRVVDVNVTGVFLCVREGIRRMSTRYGGAGGAIVTLSSTAARTGSPGEWVHYAGTKAAVETMTYGVAQEVAKESIRVNAVAPGMIHTGLHAAAGMPDRMDRIAPTIPMGRAGEPGEVAEAVLWLLSPAASYTTGTVLTVGGGR from the coding sequence ATGAGTGGTGTTCTCGTCGTCACCGGCGGAAGCAAGGGCATCGGCGCGGCGGTCTGCGAACTGGCCGCCGCGCGCGGTTACGACGTCGTCGTCAACTACGCGGGTGACGCCGAAGCGGCCGAAGACGTCGCTTCGCGCGTCCGGAAGCACGGCGTCCAGGCGATCACCCAGCGCGGTGACGTCGCGTCCGAAACCGATGTGGTGGCCCTGTTCGACGCCGCCGTCGCGCTCGGCCCGCTCGCCGGGCTGGTCGCGAACGCGGCCATCACCGGCAACACCCCAGGCCGCTTCGACGAATACGAGGTCGACGTCGTCCGCCGCGTGGTCGACGTCAACGTCACGGGAGTCTTCCTGTGCGTCCGCGAGGGCATCCGCCGGATGTCCACCCGGTACGGCGGCGCGGGCGGCGCGATCGTGACGCTGTCCTCCACCGCCGCGCGGACCGGTTCGCCCGGTGAGTGGGTCCATTACGCGGGTACCAAGGCCGCGGTGGAAACGATGACCTACGGCGTCGCGCAAGAAGTGGCGAAAGAATCCATTCGGGTCAACGCGGTCGCGCCGGGCATGATCCACACCGGATTGCACGCCGCGGCGGGGATGCCCGACCGCATGGACCGGATCGCCCCCACCATCCCGATGGGACGGGCGGGTGAACCCGGCGAAGTCGCGGAAGCCGTGCTGTGGCTGCTTTCCCCGGCGGCGTCGTACACCACCGGGACGGTGCTGACCGTCGGCGGAGGGCGTTGA
- a CDS encoding nucleoside/nucleotide kinase family protein, with the protein MSAMPPVFEDLLSRAQTLAKPGQRSVLGIVGAPASGKTTLAWGLAKALGTRAAVVGMDGFHLAQVELQRLGRVERKGAPDTFDAAGYVHLLRRLAEGRETVYAPEFRREIEEPIAGAVAVTPDVPLVITEGNYLLMQDDPWSGVKPILAESWFLAPDEPERIERLVSRHRRYGRSLVEARRRALGSDQRNADLIASTSGRADLVLENLPLVNFAI; encoded by the coding sequence ATGAGTGCCATGCCTCCGGTGTTCGAGGACCTGTTGAGCAGGGCTCAGACGCTGGCGAAGCCGGGACAGCGCAGTGTGCTCGGCATCGTCGGCGCCCCCGCGTCCGGCAAGACGACACTGGCCTGGGGCCTGGCGAAGGCGCTGGGCACGAGGGCGGCCGTGGTCGGGATGGACGGGTTCCACCTGGCGCAGGTCGAACTGCAGCGGCTCGGGCGGGTGGAGCGCAAGGGCGCGCCGGACACCTTCGACGCCGCCGGGTACGTGCACCTGCTACGCAGGCTCGCCGAAGGCCGCGAGACGGTCTACGCGCCCGAGTTCCGCCGGGAGATCGAAGAGCCGATCGCCGGTGCCGTCGCGGTCACGCCGGACGTCCCGCTGGTCATCACCGAGGGCAACTACCTGCTCATGCAGGACGACCCGTGGAGTGGCGTGAAGCCGATCCTCGCCGAGTCGTGGTTCCTCGCGCCGGACGAACCCGAGCGCATCGAGCGGCTCGTTTCGCGGCACCGCCGCTACGGCCGTTCGCTGGTCGAAGCGCGTCGCCGCGCGCTCGGCTCCGACCAGCGCAACGCCGATCTGATCGCGTCCACCAGCGGCCGGGCCGACCTGGTCCTCGAGAACTTGCCGCTGGTTAACTTCGCCATATGA